The Mucilaginibacter terrae region ATAGCAGTAGGCCTGTACATTTGCTACAGCGGTTACAAGTTGGTGCGTAAATCGGTAGCAGGTTTAATGGACGAAACCGACTTTGACGTAGTTGAGCACATCATTAAAGTACTCAACGAAGAACGTAAGCCGGAATGGATTGACGTACACAACCTCAGGGCGCAAAAATACGGGCACGAACTACATTTGGATTGCCACATGACCCTGCCCAATTACTTTGATTTGAACCGTGTACATGCCGAAATATCATTGGTTGATAAATTGATTAATGAAAAGGCAGGCGTAGCAACCGAATTGTTCATCCATGCCGATCCATGTTTGCCCGAGTGTTGCCACTATTGCAGCATGCCCAATTGCCCCATCAGGAGCGAGGCCAAGCGGGTTGACATTGAATGGACAATGGAGAACATCCTCCGAAACAAAAAACACTTTGAGTAATGCAGTTTAACGTACGTGTATATGGCTTGCTCATAAACAATGAGCGCGAGGTTTTACTAACCGACGAACAGGTGGAGGGCTATCGCTTTACCAAATTTCCCGGAGGAGGGGTCGAGTTTGGCGAGGGCATGACCCAGGCACTCAAACGTGAGTTTATAGAGGAATGTAATACCGAGGTAGAAGTGCTCAGCCACTTTTACACGACCGATTTTTATGTAAAATCGGCTTTTAACGATTCGCAGATCATTGCCGTGTATTACCTCGTAAAGCCGGTAAACGAACTGAACTTTACCCTTAAAACCACCGCCTTTGATTTTGATGGCGATGGACCCGCTCTGCAATGCTTCCGCTGGAAAAAGCTGAATGAGCTGAAACCCGAGGACGTGACCTTTCCTATTGACCAGTACGTGGTTAAATTATTGAACGAACAAAAATGACCTTAACAGAACGTGATCTACAAGTTATATGGCACCCTTATACCCAAATGCAAACCGCAGC contains the following coding sequences:
- a CDS encoding NUDIX hydrolase gives rise to the protein MQFNVRVYGLLINNEREVLLTDEQVEGYRFTKFPGGGVEFGEGMTQALKREFIEECNTEVEVLSHFYTTDFYVKSAFNDSQIIAVYYLVKPVNELNFTLKTTAFDFDGDGPALQCFRWKKLNELKPEDVTFPIDQYVVKLLNEQK